The Stenotrophomonas maltophilia genome segment CGCTGGAAGCGGCTGACCACCATCCGCATCGCCTGCATCCCGGCCACTTCGACGCCCAACGCGAACAGCGGCACAGCGCCGAGCAGGGCCAGCTGCCCGTCGATGTGCAACGTCACCTGAAACTGCTGCGGGCCGCAGACCTGCTGATCCTGCAGTTCCCGCTGTGGTGGTTCGCGGCGCCGGCCATCCTGAAGGGCTGGCTGGATCGCGTACTGGTGTACGGGCCGATGTACAACAGCCGCCTGCGTCACGAGCACGGAGCGATGCGCGGCAAGCGTGCGTTGCTGAGCGTCACCACCGGCTCATCGGCACGGGCCTGCGCAGTCGACGGCCGCGAGGGAGATACCCGGTTGCTGCTGTGGCCCTTGATGTACAGCCTGCGCTACGTCGGCTTCGACGTGATGGAACCGCACGTGGTGCACGGCGTGCGTTCCGGGCTGGCACCGGAGCGCATGCAGGCCCACGACGAGGCACTGGCTGCAGCAACCCACCACTACCGCGAACGCCTGGCGCAATGGCCGCAGTGGACCACCGTGCCCTTCAACGACAGCAGCGATTTCGAGGACGGCGTTGTGCTGCGCGCGGAGGCCACTGCCTACAGCCCCTTCATCCGCCATCGCAACGCCGGATGAATCCACATCTGCGCGCTGGATCGGGACGCGCCATACTACGCACTCTTTGCAAGCACCTTGGCGAACCCATGACCACCCTCCGCCCCTCCCGCGCCGACGACGGCGCCGCTCTTGTCGACCTCTGGCGCCGCGCCGTCGACGCCACCCACGACTTCCTCAGTGCAGAAGACCGCCAGGCCATCGATGCCGAAGTCGCCGGTTTCCTGCCGCAGGCGCCGATGACCGTTGCTGTCGATGCGCAGGATCGGCCGCTGGGCTTCATGCTGATCGATGGCACGCACATGGAAGCGCTCTTCATCGATCCGGACGTACGTGGCACCGGCATCGGCCGGCAACTGCTGCAGCACGCACTGGCCCAGCATCCGCAGCTGAGTACTGACGTCAACGAACAGAACGCACAGGCCGTCGGCTTCTACCTGCGCATGGGCTTCGTCGAAACCGGACGTTCACCGCTGGATTCGCAAGGCCGTCCGTATCCGCTGATCCACCTTCGGCACAACGGCTGACATCCGTCGGCAGCAGCCACGTGCTAGCGTGGCTGCTTTCGACCAAGGAATGCCGCATGGATGGTGCAAAAGCCCTGTTGACCCTGTTTGCGCTGGGCATCAGCCTGGTCTGGATCCTGGTGCCGTTCGCCATCTTCGCCGTGCGCAACCTGCTGCGTGAAGTACTGGTCGAGCAGCGCCGTACCAATGAACTGCTTGAACACATCGGCGGTTACCGCATTCCGAAGCCGCAACCCGAACCGACCGTCTGGCGCGCGCCCTGAGCAGAAACGTGCCAGGCCCGGATCAGGCCGTCGCCTCGAAGGCCGGTGAGTACTGCACTTCGCCCTGTGCCAACGGAGGCTGCAGGCAAAGTGCCTGGAAGTACTCCGGCGGCACACCCGGCAGCACCAGGCCCGGCTCGGCACAGAAGCCGAAGCGACCGTAATAGGCGGGCTCGCCCAGCAATACACAGCCATGTGCGCCCTGCTGACGCAGTGCTTCAAGTGCGGCATGCATCAGGGCCGCACCGATGCCCTGCCCCTGCCAGGCGGGCAATACCGAAATCGGCCCCAGGCCAAACCAGCCCGTGCTGCCATCGCTGATCGTCACCGGCGACACCGCCACATGGCCGATCACCTTCCCGTCCATCTCGGCCACCAGCGAAACGCTCAGCTCCCCGCGCGCGCGCAGGGCGTCGACGATGAACTGCTCGGTATGGCTGCTGTGCGCAGCGTTCCGGAATGCGGCCTCGGTGAGCGCATGGAGGGTGGCGTGATCATCAATGGCTTCGGCACGGATGGTGTAGTTCATGGCGTAATGCTCGCTTGCGTGAGAGTCGCGTGAATAGGCGACCGTTTTCACAAATTGGCGGCGAAATGTCGAACGCGAAGCGCAATCGCCTGGTCAACCCCGAATCGCCTGTGCCGCAATCGATTCGGCGACGCTGCCGAACGCTGAATGCGTCAAAATTCCGTCACCGACACCTTGCCGTAGCTGGCGCCAGGTTTCCAGAACACTCCATAATCGATAAACCTGTCACCAGGGAAGGATATATGGACACGGACGCACGATGCAGGATGCGGCCATGGATGTAGCCACGCCGACACGCGATGGACGCCACCTGGTACCGATGGGCCTCTTGATGGCGCTGACGGCCTGCTCGCCTTACGCGGACGCAGAGCGTGACGTTGCCGCAGGTGGACGCGGCCTGGCCAAGCTCAACCCGTCACCGCAGCAGGGCTACGAGCTGGTACGGACCCTGAAGGATGCCCCCGGTCCCTTCGCGGTGGTCGAGGGCGTTGCCCAGTACGACGTCAGCAACCACAGGGACTGCGGCCGGGTCCTGTGGGCGACCGGTACCGCCAGCCGTATCACCAGCCAGGAGTTGGTGGAACTACACAAGGTCGACGAGAACGAATACCGCGGTACGTTCTACCTCGACCGCATGCAGGACGAGGATTACTACGGGCGTGGCGTCTGCCATTGGACGTTGACGGGTGTCGGTGCGATGTTGCGCGCTACGACCGGCGAGGCGGATACGCGATTCCTTACGTTCGTCGACAAGGAGCGCATGGAGAGCGACTCACCTCTTACGCTTTATTACCCAAACCTTATCTATCCGCGCGCCGACACTGTCGCCAACTTTGGCACCAGTGGCGAGGAAGATCCGTCGGGGTACAGCGAAGATCTGCGCGACGCGCTGTTCTCAACCACCACCACTGTGCAGAAGCTCGTGCCATGAGCTGCCAGTTCAACAACCCCTACCCCCAAGGAGGCCGACATTGCGCCACAAGATGATTCCGTGCCTTGCTCTGCTTCTATTGACCGCCTGCAACCCGGAGACCGCCATGAACCAGGAACGTGCCGCTGCTGAAGCCGATGTCGCCCAGGGCGGGCGCGGCCTCGCCAAGCTCAACCCCACCCCGCGCAAGGCCTATGAACTGGTATTGCGCCTGAAGGATGCACCCGGCGACTTCGCACTGGTCAAGGGCGTAGCGCAGTACGACGTCACCAACGAAGACCAGTGCGGCCACATCGAGCCGGCCACCGGTACCGCCGCGCGTATCACCAGCCAGGAACCGGTGGAGCTGCGCAAGGTCGCTGAGGGCGAGTACCGCGGCACGCTATATGTGGACCGCATGCTGGATGAGGACTACTACGGTCGTGGCGTCTGCAAGTGGGAGTTCACCGGTGCCGGGGCAATGCTGAAGGCGACGGGTGCCGAAGAAGAGACCCGCTTCCTCACCTTCGTCGACGCCAAGCCGCTGACCGAAGGTGGCGCCCATACGCTCTACTATCCGGATCTGGTCTATCCGAAGGCAGATCGCGTTCCCAACTTCCCAGCCAGTGGCGAGCCCGATCGCAGCAACTACGCCGCTGATCTGCAGGACAAGCTGTTTACGATCACCCTCTCCGCAAGTGAGGTCGCGCCGTGACCATCACCTCTCATGACTACGCCGCGTTATCCAATGACGCCTACAAGGATCGGGCCGTCGGCCGACGTGAACCCGGCCAAGAAGAAAAAGTCACGTTAAACGGCCATGAGTACAAGATACTTGAGCATGTCAACAATCGTCTCAACGGCTATCAGGGCACCGTCTATCAGCGCGTAGACACCAAAGAGATCGTCATTGCGCATCGTGGCACCGAGCAGATCGCTCGCGATGCGATTCTGACCGACGGCGGCATGGTGGTTGCGCGCACCAACGTACAGGCGCCTGACGCGATTGCTTTGACACAGAGGACGCTCGAAGGCGCTGCGCTTCAATCCCGCTTGAACGGTGTGCCCGCGCCCCAGGTCACCGTCACCGGTCACTCCCTCGGCGGCGCTCTTGCCCAGATCACCTCGCACCACTTCAACGTCAAGGGCGAGACCTTCAATGCCTACGGCGCGGTCAGCCTCAGCTATCGCATTCCGGAAGGCGGCAACACCATGATCAACCACGTCATGGCCTCCGATCCGGTCAGCGCCGTGTCACCGCATTTCGGCCAGGTACGCATCTATGCCAAGCCCGACGAGATCAAGACGCTCGCGGCAAACGGCTTCAGCAATCACGCCCTGCGTGATCTGATTCCGGACCGCCCGATCATCGCGGCCACCAGCTCGTTCGGTGCGCACAAGCTGGGCAACTTCCTCAACGAAGGCTCGGTACTGAAGCACCCGGAAACGCAGAAGCTGGCGAAAGACAACGCCAAGATGATCGAGGAGTATCGCGACGACGTCGAGTCACTGCGTCGCGGCGTCACCCGCGCTGCACGCGGCATCCCGGGCGGCGCCATCGATCTGTACGACCACATCCGTGGCCCGCTGCAACCCGGTGAGCCGGCCCGTCGCGAGGCGGAGAAGAACGGCCATCACACCAGCATGCTGCGCATGGACGATGCCAACCACCTGGGCAACCCGCTGTTCAACGACGCGATCCGCGGCGTGCACGCACATGACGTGCGCGTTGGCCGCGTGCCGGACGTGATGAGTACGCAGCTGGCGGGCAGCCTGGCGGCGGAGATGCACGCTGCAGGCGGCAAGCGCATCGACGAATTGGTGATGAACGCCGATGCCTCGCGCAGCTTCGCCGTGCAGGGCCAGGGCGGTGATCCCGCCCACCTTCGCGTGTCGGTGGATACGGCAGTGGCGATGAACACGCCGCTGGAACAGAGCAGCCAGCGCATCGACCAGCAGGCTGCAGGCCAGCGCCTTGCGCTGGAGCGCGACCAACAGCTGGAACAGCAGCAGCATCAGACCCGCAGCCTGCAGGCCTGATGGACAGCGCGGGAGCCGGTCATTCCGGCTCCCGCCTCAGCACCGTGACTCAGGGGCTGGTGGCCGCGACCGGCACAGATGCACTGGCGGTCACGAACAGATCCGGCCCGGAATCCGGGAAGCCGCCGCAGGCGCGATCGCCCGGCGCGACCGGATCACACGGCCACTGGCTGCGCGGGACCTTGTCGCGCAACTCGAAGCGATCGCCGGTCCAGACCACGAAGGCGAGATGCTCGCGGTTCCAGTCACTGAACGCACGCGTCCCACCCTTCGGCACCGTCTCCGGATACTGCACGAACCAACGCATGGCCGGCCCGAACTGCAGCTTGCTGTGATCCAGCGTGATCCTGCCCCCACGCGCCAGCTGGCGTGCGCGATCCGCCTCGGTCACCTGTGGCATGGCCGGCATCGCTTCGGCGGTAACATCCCTCGGCGGCGCATCGCCACGCACCTGGTACACACGCTGGCCCACATAGGCCTCGCGGCAGCTACCCGCTGGCACACGTACCGGCTCCGCGCTGTAGTCATCGCGGTTGGCGACCTGGTCGCTACAGGTGAACGGCGCGGACACCAGGTAGAACGTGCTGTCGGCGTCGCGCCCTTCCAGCGAGCGCACCCAGACGTCGCCCATCCGCACGATGAAGTCCGGTCGCTGGCCGTACCCAGGCACCGCCTTGAACCAGGCCTTCTGCTGTACCTCTCGCTCGCGCCAGTTGCGCGGCAGGTGGATGTCCTGCTCGGGCAGCGCGACCAGCAGAGCGGCCAGATGCGCCGGCATGGTGCCCTGGCAGGCGCCGGTCAGCAGGTCGCCCTGGGTCGCCAGTCGCCCGGCCAGATCCACCGGGCAGCGCGCACCGAGCGCCCGCTCGGTCGCCCGCTCGGGCGGCAATGGCACGATGGCCAATGCGGGCGGTGCGGGTGCTACCGCCGGAACGGTTCGCTCGACGGTGGCAGGCGGTGCCGTCCCTGCAGGCGCATCAGCGATCGCCTGTGCCGTGGCGTGCGTTTCCGCGACGGGCGGCGCTGTCTCCTGAGCCTGTGCCGAGGCTGCGGCAAGTCCAAGTGACAGCAGCCAGAGCGGCGGCAGGCGGCGCGCGGATGCATTGCAGCGGGCAGCGGCCTGCAGGGCATTCAAGGGAACGATTCGCATGTGGTGTCCTTACGGGTGGGTTTCCATGTCGGCGCCACAGGGCGCCACGCGTCGTACGCAAAACAACGGCGGGCACCCTGCCCGCCGGCACCAAGTGCTACAGGGATCGAGAACGCTGCTCCTGCTCGCGGGCGAGCGCGGCCGTCGGATCCTGCTGCGCAACGCTGGCCGCCAACTGCTGGCTGCTCTGCGCCAGTGGCTGCTGGGAGGCCTGCTCCCGGTCAACAGACGCACGCAGCATGGCCGGATCACCCAGCGCGCCCTGCACTGCAAACAGCGTACGGCCGTCGTTGCCCGCCAGCAGATGATCGATGCGCGACAGGCCGGCCTTCTGCGCCCTCAGCGCCAATGCGCCAGCGGTATTGTCGAGCTCCTGTGCACTGCGCAGTCCACTTTGTGGCCCCATCTGCTGCAGGTGCCGGCGCGCATCCTCGAACAATGCGTTGCCGGGCTCACCGGCATGCGACATGTCGCGTGCAACGGTCTGCGCCGGCGCACCGACTTCGCCGCGATCCAGTCGCGCCATCACGTCCGGCGTCAACTTCTGCTGCCAGACCTCAAATCGTTGCCGGCGCGCCTCGATGCCATTGAGCGCGCCGTTGAGCGCATAAGTTGCTTCGCGCACATCATGGCGCGCCCCCTCCGGCACCCGTGTCTGCCACTGCCATACGGCAATTCGGTCTGCGTGCTCGGGCTGCGCTGCCAGCTCCGGGTGATTCACCAGGTCCAGATCCAGCGCCTTGCCGGCACGCTCATAATTCTCCTTGCCGACCAATGGCAGATAGCCGCGGCCGTGGTACTTCAGCGCGTCACCAGGCGCGTCGTTGCCCATGCGCCCGCCGTACATCAGCTCGGCCAGGTTTCCCGGGCGACCACGCAGCGCTTCCTGGCGGGCGCTCTCCAACGCGGCGTTGCCATTGCGCCACGCAGCCTCCACCGGGATCTGCGAGATTCCCCGGGTGAAGTTGAAGCTCTCGTTGAGCCGGCTCAAGCCGCGCGACTCGTGCCCTGCCTGGGCCATGAAATTGGCCAGTTCAAGCGGGGAGTCGATGCCGGCTTTGGTCGCCTGTCGCAACAGCTGCGACTCTCTATCGGTCGACACAGTGCAACTCCTGAATCTTCATCAGCGCGGATTCCCTTCCGCCGGTTGGAGCTTGGCTCATGGAAGCGACACCTCGGCAACACTGGATGGGTCGAAGTCCTCGAACCTCACCCTGCCCAGCTCCGCCGCCGAGTAATCCCGGATGTTGGTCGCTTCGGTCTCGATATCCACGACCTTGCGTCTCACCCCGTCAACCCAGCAGGCCTTGTCCGCGGGCGCATAGCGGAACCGGTAGGTGCTGCTCCAGCGCTCGCGGCTACCGCCGTTGGTGATCACGCTGAAGGTGCCCTTCTCGACCATTGCATACGCAAAAGGGTCGCCGGCCAGGCCACCTCGGGTGGAACACGGCACCAGCTTGTCGTTGCGCGCGGCCAGCTGCCAGCGCCCGCGCCCATCACCGCGCAGCAACAGCAGCACCCGGTTTGGCCCGTGCTGGCCGGGCACCAGCCCTTCCGGCGTCGGCTGGTCGATGACCAGCAGCTGATACTCGATGCCATCGCCGTTGAGTTCGCCCCTTACGGCTTCCAGCAGGTTCGCACCGGACGGAACAAATGCCAGGGCATCGTCCATGTGCGCGCCAACCCTGTCTTCCATCCCCTCCCACTCCTTCAATGTGGTCATGCCGATACCCGCCTCCCTGCCCAGCCGGAACGCGTTCCGGCTTATCCGCGCCTGCGCGGACAGGAATCATAGCCTTGCGTACGGCAAGACCGCGATGATGGCGAGCGTCACCCGACGCAGGGGCTGACAGCGTCCTCATTGGACGGAAGAACCCCTGCATTCGGCGGCACTGGCGCGTCATTTTCATGACGCGTGGGGAGCTTACCGCGAGGCGTTCTGCCGCGTCGAAGTGCGAGGAAATCGAAAAGCGGAATTGATCACAGAAAACGGGGCTTAGCGTGAATGGCGCCTTACCTGATGAACAGATCCGCCGTGCAGGCCGTTCTGGCGATCCCGCATTGTCCCTGCGGCAGCTGCTTCCATGCCGCCTTCGCGTTGCATTGCTGCATCGCGACAATGACCGCTCCCTGTTCGGACATGGCGGTGGCGACGCTGGTGGTTTCAGTGCCCAGGCCCGCGTGGGCGACCGCCACGCATTGCGCCTGGAACAGGGTCGCCAACGTACATTCGCCTTTCCCGAACTCCTTGCACTCCTTCATGGATGCACGCTTGGCCTTGCCCCGCGAGCGCATCGAGTTGCTGATGAAGGTGTCGCCGCGGGCATCCATCGCCACGCCACGCACGGTCTGCGCCCAGTTGGGGCGATTGTTGTACGGGGAGCCTGAGCTGCTCACCGGAATGGGCGCACAGCCCTGTACACCCTGGCCACCGATGGGATACATGCCCTGCGGGCAATTGCCTTCGGCAAGCGCGGTGAACGGCAGCAGGCCTGCAATCAGCAGGCACGGGAGAAAAGCGAGGTGGATTCGTTTCATGGGGAGACCCATTCCTTTGCTGCCCATTGTGAGGGGTGGGATGACCTGAGCGGACGATCGTTGCCCACTGTCGATGCTGGAGCCAAGAGAACAAACGGAGCTGCGCCCAAACACATGAAGCTTTCCGCCGCCATCGCGAGTTGCGCTGA includes the following:
- a CDS encoding NAD(P)H-dependent oxidoreductase → MRALILLAHPEPRSFNAHLAAQAAEQLRHDALQVDVVDLYAEGFDPLEAADHHPHRLHPGHFDAQREQRHSAEQGQLPVDVQRHLKLLRAADLLILQFPLWWFAAPAILKGWLDRVLVYGPMYNSRLRHEHGAMRGKRALLSVTTGSSARACAVDGREGDTRLLLWPLMYSLRYVGFDVMEPHVVHGVRSGLAPERMQAHDEALAAATHHYRERLAQWPQWTTVPFNDSSDFEDGVVLRAEATAYSPFIRHRNAG
- a CDS encoding acetyltransferase, producing MTTLRPSRADDGAALVDLWRRAVDATHDFLSAEDRQAIDAEVAGFLPQAPMTVAVDAQDRPLGFMLIDGTHMEALFIDPDVRGTGIGRQLLQHALAQHPQLSTDVNEQNAQAVGFYLRMGFVETGRSPLDSQGRPYPLIHLRHNG
- a CDS encoding GNAT family N-acetyltransferase is translated as MNYTIRAEAIDDHATLHALTEAAFRNAAHSSHTEQFIVDALRARGELSVSLVAEMDGKVIGHVAVSPVTISDGSTGWFGLGPISVLPAWQGQGIGAALMHAALEALRQQGAHGCVLLGEPAYYGRFGFCAEPGLVLPGVPPEYFQALCLQPPLAQGEVQYSPAFEATA
- a CDS encoding XVIPCD domain-containing protein; the encoded protein is MTITSHDYAALSNDAYKDRAVGRREPGQEEKVTLNGHEYKILEHVNNRLNGYQGTVYQRVDTKEIVIAHRGTEQIARDAILTDGGMVVARTNVQAPDAIALTQRTLEGAALQSRLNGVPAPQVTVTGHSLGGALAQITSHHFNVKGETFNAYGAVSLSYRIPEGGNTMINHVMASDPVSAVSPHFGQVRIYAKPDEIKTLAANGFSNHALRDLIPDRPIIAATSSFGAHKLGNFLNEGSVLKHPETQKLAKDNAKMIEEYRDDVESLRRGVTRAARGIPGGAIDLYDHIRGPLQPGEPARREAEKNGHHTSMLRMDDANHLGNPLFNDAIRGVHAHDVRVGRVPDVMSTQLAGSLAAEMHAAGGKRIDELVMNADASRSFAVQGQGGDPAHLRVSVDTAVAMNTPLEQSSQRIDQQAAGQRLALERDQQLEQQQHQTRSLQA
- a CDS encoding XVIPCD domain-containing protein encodes the protein MSTDRESQLLRQATKAGIDSPLELANFMAQAGHESRGLSRLNESFNFTRGISQIPVEAAWRNGNAALESARQEALRGRPGNLAELMYGGRMGNDAPGDALKYHGRGYLPLVGKENYERAGKALDLDLVNHPELAAQPEHADRIAVWQWQTRVPEGARHDVREATYALNGALNGIEARRQRFEVWQQKLTPDVMARLDRGEVGAPAQTVARDMSHAGEPGNALFEDARRHLQQMGPQSGLRSAQELDNTAGALALRAQKAGLSRIDHLLAGNDGRTLFAVQGALGDPAMLRASVDREQASQQPLAQSSQQLAASVAQQDPTAALAREQEQRSRSL
- a CDS encoding DUF4189 domain-containing protein, with the translated sequence MKRIHLAFLPCLLIAGLLPFTALAEGNCPQGMYPIGGQGVQGCAPIPVSSSGSPYNNRPNWAQTVRGVAMDARGDTFISNSMRSRGKAKRASMKECKEFGKGECTLATLFQAQCVAVAHAGLGTETTSVATAMSEQGAVIVAMQQCNAKAAWKQLPQGQCGIARTACTADLFIR